Proteins co-encoded in one Polaromonas vacuolata genomic window:
- a CDS encoding energy transducer TonB has protein sequence MKSLSPLQIALGVSLLVHAVLVTTRFVDPQSFDRMFQDTPLEVILVNAKTNEKPDKATAIAQASLAGGGEQDKGRATSPLPPSALTALGDAAENAQRQVNAMQQQQTLLLAQIKNQLATLAVKDPKVESLDPERAARQEKRQQLLKILAEIEKRINEENARPKKRYISPATQEAVYAIYYDTLRQRIEEKGTRNFPEQSGKKLYGVLTMIVTVNFDGQILATEVVVSSGNRMLDRRALNIVQGAGPFERFNAKMRQRADQIVVISRFKFTRDDKLETRLTDQ, from the coding sequence GTGAAATCATTGAGCCCACTGCAAATCGCCCTAGGCGTCTCCCTGTTAGTCCATGCAGTGCTGGTGACTACGCGCTTTGTCGATCCGCAAAGTTTTGATCGTATGTTTCAAGACACGCCGCTAGAAGTCATACTGGTCAATGCCAAAACAAATGAAAAGCCTGACAAAGCAACAGCGATTGCTCAGGCCAGTCTGGCCGGTGGCGGCGAACAAGACAAAGGCCGTGCCACCTCACCGCTACCGCCGTCGGCGCTGACGGCTCTGGGCGACGCCGCCGAAAACGCGCAGCGTCAAGTCAACGCCATGCAGCAACAGCAAACACTGCTGCTGGCGCAGATTAAAAACCAACTCGCCACACTCGCCGTCAAAGATCCCAAAGTTGAAAGCTTGGACCCAGAACGTGCAGCACGTCAGGAAAAACGCCAGCAACTACTCAAAATACTGGCTGAGATAGAAAAGCGCATTAATGAAGAAAACGCCAGACCCAAAAAACGCTACATCAGCCCCGCTACGCAAGAAGCTGTGTATGCCATCTACTACGATACGCTGCGCCAACGCATAGAAGAAAAAGGCACGCGTAACTTCCCGGAACAATCGGGGAAAAAACTCTATGGCGTGTTGACCATGATAGTGACGGTCAACTTTGACGGTCAGATATTAGCCACCGAAGTGGTCGTCAGTTCAGGCAATCGCATGCTGGACCGGCGCGCCCTCAACATCGTCCAAGGCGCTGGCCCATTCGAGCGATTTAATGCAAAGATGCGGCAGCGCGCAGATCAAATTGTGGTGATTTCGCGTTTTAAATTTACCCGCGACGATAAGCTGGAAACCCGGCTCACCGATCAATAG
- the aroE gene encoding shikimate dehydrogenase, translating to MDKYLVLGNPIAHSKSPQIHARFAELTGQQMAYDKCLVASDGFNAMLAQLLKNGVRGCNVTVPFKFEAFDAAHSASARAQLAEAANTLVFDEETIYADNTDGAGLVADIEINAGRKLAGLDILLLGAGGAAAGVLGPLISASPRRLVVANRTLSKAQALVARHRQHESLQQALQKIEFSAQTLESLNHNRQDPLHSRFDVLINATASSLSGASIPVPASVLKPGALAYDLMYGPATQAFMDWARDNGAEPRDGLGMLVEQAAVAFELWRGQRPPAAQVLAEMRAALSAVNT from the coding sequence ATGGATAAATATTTGGTTTTAGGTAACCCGATTGCGCACAGTAAATCACCACAAATTCACGCCCGCTTTGCCGAACTCACAGGCCAGCAAATGGCTTATGACAAATGCTTAGTCGCTAGCGACGGCTTTAATGCGATGCTGGCGCAGCTGCTCAAAAACGGTGTGCGCGGCTGCAATGTCACCGTGCCTTTTAAGTTTGAAGCCTTTGACGCGGCGCACAGCGCCAGTGCCAGAGCGCAATTGGCAGAGGCCGCCAACACCTTGGTCTTTGACGAAGAAACCATTTATGCAGACAACACCGATGGCGCAGGTTTGGTCGCGGATATTGAGATCAATGCCGGCCGCAAACTCGCCGGACTAGACATTTTGCTATTAGGCGCCGGTGGTGCAGCAGCTGGCGTGCTGGGTCCGCTAATTAGCGCGAGTCCACGCCGACTGGTGGTCGCCAACCGCACGCTGAGCAAAGCGCAGGCGCTGGTCGCACGCCACCGCCAGCATGAGTCGCTACAGCAAGCGCTGCAAAAAATCGAGTTCAGCGCACAGACGCTAGAGAGCCTAAACCACAACCGTCAAGACCCGCTGCACAGCCGTTTCGATGTGCTGATTAACGCCACCGCCAGCTCGCTAAGTGGCGCGTCCATTCCCGTACCAGCGAGTGTGCTAAAACCCGGCGCGCTAGCTTATGACTTGATGTATGGCCCAGCCACACAAGCTTTTATGGATTGGGCCAGAGACAACGGCGCTGAGCCACGTGATGGCCTGGGCATGTTGGTTGAGCAAGCCGCAGTGGCGTTTGAATTGTGGCGTGGCCAGCGTCCGCCGGCGGCTCAGGTACTGGCTGAAATGCGGGCCGCGCTGTCCGCCGTAAACACATGA
- the mtgA gene encoding monofunctional biosynthetic peptidoglycan transglycosylase gives MKALLRLALLTLLMVFALQLYFATRIAMMRVINPESTAFERSEIWRMTHSSGSFKWRQQWLDYGKISDNLKKAVIASEDAGFIDHDGVDIDALEKAWEKNAKAEQRSANSSSKALASRAPKIVGGSTITQQLAKNLFLSGERTLLRKGQELVLTLMLEGLLSKERILEIYLNNVEWGEGVFGAEAASQRYYRKGAASLSAYEAARLAVMLPRPRYFETRTGSGYLASRAGTITARMGDVEIP, from the coding sequence ATGAAAGCGCTGCTACGACTAGCGCTTTTAACGCTGCTAATGGTGTTTGCTTTGCAGCTGTATTTCGCCACGCGCATCGCCATGATGCGAGTGATCAACCCCGAGTCGACCGCCTTTGAGCGCTCTGAAATCTGGCGCATGACGCACAGCAGCGGCAGTTTTAAGTGGCGTCAGCAATGGCTTGATTATGGAAAAATTTCAGACAACTTAAAAAAAGCCGTGATCGCATCAGAAGACGCCGGCTTTATTGACCACGATGGCGTAGACATTGATGCACTGGAAAAAGCGTGGGAAAAAAATGCTAAGGCCGAACAACGCAGCGCCAACAGCAGCAGCAAAGCCTTAGCAAGCCGCGCACCCAAAATAGTCGGTGGCTCCACCATCACTCAACAGTTGGCCAAAAATCTTTTTCTTTCTGGTGAGCGCACTTTGCTGCGCAAAGGCCAAGAACTGGTGCTCACCTTAATGCTGGAAGGCTTGCTCAGCAAAGAGCGTATTTTAGAAATTTACCTGAACAACGTCGAATGGGGCGAAGGCGTTTTTGGTGCTGAAGCCGCTTCTCAGCGCTACTACCGCAAGGGCGCAGCAAGTCTGAGCGCCTACGAGGCAGCACGGCTGGCGGTAATGTTGCCAAGACCTAGATATTTTGAAACCCGTACCGGTTCGGGTTATTTAGCCTCTCGCGCCGGCACGATTACAGCGCGCATGGGCGACGTGGAAATTCCCTGA
- the ruvC gene encoding crossover junction endodeoxyribonuclease RuvC, translating to MRILGIDPGLESTGFGVVDMDGHALSYVASGTIKTTPRDPGKLPARLKILYAGIREVVKRYEPDASSIEIVFANVNPQGTLLLGQARGACLTALVSCDLSVAEYTALQMKKAVAGYGKAGKPEVQQMVMRLLRLPSLPGSDAADALGLAITHAHVGGAVALLAAAATLNPNTSASYKAGRLY from the coding sequence ATGAGAATTCTTGGCATAGACCCAGGCCTTGAGAGCACCGGTTTTGGCGTAGTAGACATGGACGGCCATGCGCTGAGTTATGTCGCCAGCGGCACGATTAAAACCACGCCGCGCGACCCCGGAAAACTGCCGGCGCGGTTAAAAATTTTATATGCCGGCATACGCGAAGTCGTCAAGCGATATGAACCCGATGCCTCGTCGATTGAAATCGTATTTGCCAACGTCAACCCACAGGGCACGCTACTTTTGGGTCAAGCCAGAGGCGCATGCCTGACGGCACTGGTGTCGTGTGATTTAAGCGTCGCCGAATACACCGCTTTGCAAATGAAAAAAGCTGTCGCCGGTTATGGCAAGGCGGGCAAACCAGAAGTGCAGCAAATGGTGATGCGCTTGCTCAGGCTGCCCTCTCTGCCGGGCAGCGATGCGGCCGATGCATTGGGTCTGGCGATTACCCATGCGCATGTGGGCGGGGCAGTAGCGCTGCTGGCAGCGGCTGCAACACTCAATCCCAACACCAGTGCATCTTACAAAGCCGGAAGGTTGTATTAA
- the lpxC gene encoding UDP-3-O-acyl-N-acetylglucosamine deacetylase, with amino-acid sequence MLAQRTLKSLTKAIGVGMHSGQRVELTLRPAPINTGIVFRRIDLPQPVDIVISAMAVTDTRMASTISSGQAKVHTVEHLMSACAGLGLDNLYIDITAEEVPILDGSASSFVFLLQSAGIALQNAPKQFVRILKPVEVREGEGASAKWARLTPYEGYKLSFEIDFGHPAVDSTGQRVEFDQGLDSYSRDIARARTFGFTKDVEMMRANGLALGGGLDNAIVMDDYKVLNSDGLRYNDEFVKHKILDAMGDLYLLGKPMLAAYSAYRSGHAINNKLLRELLDHPDAWETVTFEDEKLAPKGFASLARAW; translated from the coding sequence ATGTTAGCCCAAAGAACTCTTAAGTCCCTGACCAAAGCCATAGGCGTTGGCATGCATAGCGGCCAGCGAGTCGAGTTGACTCTAAGGCCTGCGCCGATTAATACCGGCATTGTGTTTCGCCGAATTGACTTGCCGCAGCCGGTTGATATTGTGATCTCCGCAATGGCGGTGACGGACACCCGCATGGCCTCGACCATCTCTAGCGGTCAAGCCAAGGTTCACACTGTCGAGCACCTGATGTCGGCTTGTGCTGGTTTGGGTTTAGATAATCTTTATATAGACATCACAGCGGAAGAAGTGCCGATACTCGACGGCTCGGCCTCATCGTTTGTATTTTTGCTGCAATCGGCTGGCATCGCTTTGCAAAATGCGCCCAAGCAATTTGTGCGTATTCTCAAACCCGTGGAAGTGCGCGAAGGCGAGGGTGCCAGTGCCAAGTGGGCGCGGCTCACGCCGTATGAAGGCTACAAGCTCAGTTTTGAAATCGATTTTGGTCACCCCGCAGTGGACTCAACCGGTCAGCGCGTGGAGTTCGACCAAGGCTTGGACTCTTACAGCCGCGACATTGCGCGCGCGCGTACCTTTGGCTTTACCAAGGATGTAGAGATGATGCGCGCCAACGGGCTGGCCTTGGGCGGCGGTTTGGATAACGCCATCGTGATGGATGACTACAAAGTCCTCAACAGCGATGGTCTGCGCTACAACGATGAGTTCGTTAAGCATAAAATTCTCGACGCTATGGGCGACTTGTATTTGCTTGGCAAACCCATGCTCGCCGCCTACAGCGCGTATCGCTCCGGCCACGCGATTAACAACAAACTGCTGCGCGAGTTGTTAGACCATCCCGATGCTTGGGAGACAGTTACTTTTGAAGATGAAAAGCTGGCGCCCAAAGGCTTTGCTTCTTTGGCGCGGGCTTGGTAG
- the ftsZ gene encoding cell division protein FtsZ — protein MSIEMIEIEEFNQGTQIKVIGVGGGGGNAVGHMIECGVQGVEFICANTDAQALSRGASHKTIQLGTSGLGAGSKPDKGREAAELAVDDIRSAIAGAHMLFITAGMGGGTGTGAAPVIARIAKEMGILTVGVVTKPFEFEGGRRMTNADLGLAELEANVDSLIVVLNEKLLEVLGDEVTQDEAFAHANDVLKNAVGGIAEIINVPGHVNVDFEDVRTVMGEPGKAMMGTAKASGPDRARIAAEQAVACPLLEGIDLSGAKGVLVLISAAKGSLKLSESKLAMNTIRAYASPDAHVIYGTAYDDELGEDIRVTVVATGLSRQGVRRQAPPLQVLHGLRTGTDNVGFAIPTLSSVGGNNGTSGGHTQPLSAPSSQPDYGNMSVPSVWRTNRTQAAAKVDALASGGMDDFEIPAFLRKQAD, from the coding sequence ATGAGCATCGAAATGATTGAAATTGAAGAGTTCAACCAAGGCACACAAATCAAAGTGATTGGTGTTGGCGGCGGCGGCGGTAACGCTGTAGGTCACATGATTGAATGCGGTGTGCAGGGCGTGGAATTTATCTGCGCCAACACTGACGCGCAGGCCCTGAGCCGTGGTGCTTCGCACAAGACGATTCAGTTGGGCACTAGCGGCTTGGGCGCAGGCAGCAAGCCGGACAAAGGTCGCGAAGCGGCTGAACTCGCGGTTGACGATATCCGCAGCGCTATTGCCGGCGCGCACATGCTGTTCATCACCGCCGGCATGGGCGGCGGCACTGGCACTGGCGCAGCCCCAGTGATAGCGCGTATCGCTAAAGAGATGGGCATATTGACAGTCGGTGTGGTCACCAAGCCATTTGAGTTTGAAGGCGGTCGCCGTATGACCAATGCCGACCTCGGCTTGGCCGAACTCGAAGCCAATGTGGATTCGCTAATCGTGGTGCTCAACGAAAAATTGCTTGAAGTACTGGGCGATGAAGTCACGCAAGACGAGGCCTTTGCACATGCCAACGATGTGCTGAAAAATGCCGTCGGTGGAATTGCTGAAATTATCAACGTTCCTGGTCATGTCAATGTTGACTTCGAAGACGTGCGCACCGTCATGGGCGAGCCCGGCAAGGCCATGATGGGCACGGCCAAGGCCAGTGGTCCAGACCGCGCGCGCATTGCCGCCGAGCAGGCCGTGGCTTGCCCGTTACTCGAAGGCATAGACCTGTCCGGCGCCAAGGGCGTGCTGGTGTTGATCTCTGCTGCTAAAGGCTCACTGAAATTGAGCGAGTCCAAACTGGCCATGAACACCATTCGCGCTTACGCATCGCCTGATGCGCATGTGATTTATGGCACGGCTTATGACGACGAACTCGGTGAAGATATTCGCGTAACGGTGGTTGCCACCGGTCTGAGTCGTCAAGGCGTGCGCCGTCAAGCGCCGCCGCTGCAAGTGCTCCATGGCCTGCGTACCGGTACTGATAATGTTGGCTTTGCGATCCCAACCCTGAGCTCAGTGGGTGGCAATAACGGCACATCTGGCGGTCACACGCAACCATTAAGCGCGCCTTCTAGCCAGCCTGACTACGGCAATATGTCGGTGCCAAGCGTATGGCGCACCAATCGCACCCAGGCTGCGGCCAAAGTCGATGCGCTAGCTTCTGGCGGCATGGATGATTTTGAGATACCCGCGTTTTTGCGCAAACAGGCAGACTGA
- the ftsA gene encoding cell division protein FtsA has product MAKEYKDLVVGLDIGTSKVMVVVAEIMPSGALKLAGLGIAASNGLKRGVVVNIDATVQSIQQALKEAELMADCKISRVYTGITGSHIRGINSSGMVAVKDKEVTQADVARVIETAKAINISTDQRLLLVEPQEFVIDGQDVREPIGMSGIRLEAKVHIVTGAQSAAENIIKCVRRCGLEVDQLMLNPLASSLAVLTRDEQELGVALVDIGAGTTDIAIFTGGAIRHTAVIPIAGDLITSDIAMALRTPTKDAEDIKVESGFAKQLLADPDTQVEVPGLGDRAPRMLSRQALAGVIEPRVEEIYSLVQQVIRESGYEEVLSSGIVITGGSSVMHGMVELGEDIFLKPVRRGIPRYSSALSDMVAQARAATVMGLLEEARLARMRGFKVSQKAGSVQNAFGRVKDWFVGNF; this is encoded by the coding sequence ATGGCCAAGGAATACAAAGATCTGGTAGTTGGATTGGACATAGGCACGAGCAAGGTCATGGTCGTGGTGGCCGAGATCATGCCTAGCGGCGCGCTCAAGCTGGCCGGTTTAGGTATCGCGGCGAGTAACGGGCTCAAACGCGGTGTAGTGGTCAATATAGACGCCACCGTGCAAAGCATTCAGCAGGCTTTGAAAGAAGCCGAGTTAATGGCCGACTGCAAGATCTCCCGCGTCTACACCGGCATCACCGGCAGCCACATACGCGGCATTAATTCCAGCGGCATGGTGGCGGTCAAGGACAAAGAAGTCACCCAAGCCGATGTGGCCCGCGTGATTGAAACCGCTAAAGCCATCAATATCTCTACCGACCAACGCTTGCTGTTAGTTGAGCCGCAAGAGTTTGTGATCGACGGACAAGATGTGCGCGAACCCATAGGCATGAGCGGCATCCGTTTAGAGGCCAAAGTGCACATAGTCACCGGCGCACAAAGCGCCGCCGAAAACATCATCAAGTGCGTGCGCCGTTGCGGTTTAGAAGTTGACCAGTTAATGCTCAACCCACTGGCGTCTAGCTTGGCAGTGCTGACTCGCGACGAGCAAGAGCTTGGCGTGGCTTTGGTCGACATAGGCGCAGGCACGACTGACATCGCGATTTTTACTGGTGGCGCAATACGCCACACAGCAGTTATTCCGATCGCTGGTGATTTGATTACCAGCGACATTGCCATGGCCTTGCGCACACCAACCAAGGACGCGGAAGACATCAAAGTCGAGAGCGGTTTCGCCAAGCAGTTGTTGGCCGATCCTGACACGCAAGTCGAAGTGCCAGGTCTTGGCGACCGTGCGCCGCGCATGCTTAGCCGTCAAGCATTGGCTGGCGTGATCGAGCCTCGGGTGGAGGAAATTTACTCATTGGTGCAGCAAGTCATACGCGAGTCGGGTTACGAAGAAGTACTCTCCTCAGGCATCGTCATTACTGGCGGCAGCTCGGTCATGCACGGCATGGTTGAGTTGGGTGAAGACATCTTTCTCAAACCGGTTCGGCGCGGCATACCGCGCTACTCCAGCGCACTTTCTGACATGGTCGCTCAAGCTCGCGCTGCTACGGTCATGGGTTTACTTGAAGAGGCGCGCTTAGCGCGTATGCGAGGCTTTAAAGTCTCGCAAAAAGCCGGTAGCGTGCAGAACGCTTTTGGGCGGGTTAAAGACTGGTTTGTGGGCAACTTTTAA
- a CDS encoding cell division protein FtsQ/DivIB encodes MTRRPPSPVLLPLDIRFMHLMTNGFGLAFAAMLLVLGGAWLMRQPLFNLSAISMQGDLEHNNAVTLRANVAAHLAGNFFTLDLTKTRAVFESVPWVRRAEVKRQFPNRLRVILQEHQALAYWGPEGQTRLVNSFGEVFDANQGDVELLDLPQLDGPVDQAKQVLQAWQRLSPLFEKIDAVIERLELTGQGRWRARLDSGALLELGQGPIDEIQTRVQRFTSTLAQVSARYGQDVESADLRYSNGYALKLKGVTTGYPGDKAVKKAKR; translated from the coding sequence ATGACACGCCGGCCGCCATCACCCGTACTATTGCCTTTGGACATCCGGTTTATGCACCTGATGACCAATGGCTTTGGGTTGGCGTTCGCGGCCATGTTGTTGGTGCTGGGCGGCGCTTGGCTTATGCGTCAGCCGCTGTTCAACCTCAGCGCCATCAGCATGCAGGGTGACTTGGAACACAACAATGCGGTGACACTGCGGGCCAATGTGGCGGCGCATTTAGCCGGTAATTTTTTCACGCTTGACTTGACCAAGACCCGCGCGGTTTTCGAGTCCGTGCCTTGGGTGCGTCGGGCCGAAGTCAAGCGTCAGTTTCCCAATCGCTTGCGGGTGATTTTGCAAGAACATCAAGCCCTCGCGTATTGGGGACCAGAAGGTCAGACGCGTCTGGTGAATAGTTTTGGCGAGGTTTTTGATGCCAATCAAGGTGATGTCGAATTGCTGGATCTGCCGCAACTCGACGGCCCTGTGGACCAAGCCAAACAAGTACTGCAAGCCTGGCAACGGCTCTCGCCGCTGTTTGAAAAGATAGATGCTGTGATTGAGCGGCTTGAACTCACCGGCCAAGGCCGTTGGCGCGCCCGCCTTGACAGTGGCGCGCTACTTGAATTGGGTCAAGGCCCGATCGATGAAATACAAACTAGGGTGCAGCGTTTTACCAGCACCTTGGCGCAGGTCTCTGCCCGATACGGTCAGGATGTAGAGTCTGCCGATTTACGTTATAGCAATGGCTATGCGCTGAAGTTAAAAGGCGTCACCACGGGCTACCCCGGGGACAAAGCAGTCAAGAAAGCTAAAAGGTAA
- a CDS encoding D-alanine--D-alanine ligase, whose product MSNAQNFGKVAVLMGGHSAEREISLMSGNGVLKALRDSGVDAHAFDPAERDLSELKRDGFARCFIALHGRFGEDGTVQGALELLGLPYTGSGVMSSSLSIDKVMTKRVLLAENLPTPRYVLLRKGQYSAADVAQAANTLELPLIVKPAREGSSIGLTKVSQLSEMQAAVDLAASLDCDILCEQFISGDEVTCPVLSSNGVVRALPVIRIVAPDGNYDYQNKYFTDTTQYLVPCGLPAGEEEAIQKIVLQAFLTLNCRGWARADVMIDQRTRKPYLLEINTSPGMTSHSLVPMSARAAGISYEALCLQVLASAGLDHQKGALLA is encoded by the coding sequence ATGAGCAACGCACAAAATTTCGGTAAGGTCGCAGTCCTCATGGGTGGACATTCGGCCGAGCGTGAAATCTCTTTGATGTCCGGCAATGGCGTACTCAAAGCCTTGCGCGACAGCGGTGTCGATGCACATGCGTTTGACCCGGCTGAGCGCGATTTGAGTGAACTCAAACGCGACGGCTTTGCGCGCTGCTTTATCGCACTGCACGGCCGCTTTGGCGAAGACGGCACAGTGCAAGGTGCGCTGGAATTACTCGGCCTGCCCTACACCGGCTCCGGCGTGATGTCGTCTAGTTTGTCGATAGACAAGGTCATGACTAAACGTGTGCTGCTGGCAGAAAATCTGCCGACACCGCGTTATGTGTTGTTGCGCAAAGGTCAGTACAGCGCTGCTGATGTGGCGCAAGCAGCCAACACCTTAGAGCTGCCGCTGATCGTTAAACCGGCACGCGAAGGCTCATCTATTGGTTTGACCAAAGTCAGCCAACTCAGCGAAATGCAAGCCGCAGTGGATTTGGCCGCTAGCTTGGACTGCGATATTTTGTGCGAGCAATTTATCAGCGGCGACGAAGTCACCTGCCCAGTACTTAGCAGCAACGGCGTAGTCCGCGCCCTGCCAGTTATTCGCATCGTCGCGCCAGACGGCAATTACGACTATCAGAACAAATACTTCACCGACACCACCCAATACTTAGTGCCGTGCGGTCTGCCGGCCGGCGAAGAAGAAGCGATACAAAAAATCGTACTGCAAGCTTTTTTAACCCTCAATTGCCGCGGCTGGGCCAGAGCTGACGTGATGATTGATCAGCGCACGCGCAAACCTTATTTGCTCGAAATCAATACCTCGCCCGGCATGACCAGTCATTCCTTGGTGCCTATGTCGGCGCGCGCCGCTGGCATCTCTTATGAAGCGCTGTGCTTGCAGGTGCTCGCCAGTGCTGGACTGGATCATCAAAAGGGAGCGCTTCTCGCATGA
- the murC gene encoding UDP-N-acetylmuramate--L-alanine ligase, which yields MKHAVKNIHFIGIGGAGMSGIAEILHNLGYVISGSDLADSPTLRRLASLGIKTYVGHARENLCTADAVVTSTAVQADNPEVLVAREKRIPVVPRAMMLAELMRLKQGIAIAGTHGKTTTTSLVACILAEAGLDPTFVIGGKLNSAGANAKLGAGVHIVVEADESDASFLNLLPVMAVVTNIDADHMETYGHDFGNLKKAFVDFLHRMPFYGTAILCTDDAAVCEIVPQVTCPITSYGFNQDAQVRAINVRPHGAQMHFTALRRNGVTLPDMDVVLNLAGEHNVLNALSAIAVAAELNVPDAAVQKALAEFKGVGRRFQSYGEVAARDGGQFTVIEDYGHHPVELAATLSAARGAFPGQRIVLAFQPHRYTRTRDCFEDFVRVIGLHADMVLLSEVYAAGEAPIVAADGRALARALRLGGKVEPIFVDAIEDMPQAVLDNALDGDVVLCMGAGSIGQVPANIIALLAAQPALAPGVAA from the coding sequence ATGAAACACGCGGTTAAAAACATTCACTTTATAGGCATAGGCGGCGCAGGTATGTCTGGTATCGCTGAGATATTGCACAACTTAGGTTATGTGATTTCCGGTTCTGACTTAGCGGACAGTCCAACGCTGCGCCGGCTTGCTAGCTTAGGCATCAAAACTTACGTCGGCCATGCGCGCGAGAATTTGTGCACTGCCGATGCAGTCGTGACCTCAACCGCTGTGCAGGCTGATAATCCCGAGGTGTTGGTGGCGCGTGAAAAGCGCATACCTGTGGTGCCACGCGCCATGATGTTGGCCGAGCTAATGCGCCTTAAGCAAGGCATTGCTATTGCCGGCACCCACGGCAAAACCACCACCACCAGTTTGGTCGCCTGCATACTTGCTGAGGCTGGGCTGGACCCAACCTTTGTGATTGGCGGCAAGCTCAATAGTGCAGGCGCCAATGCCAAGCTTGGCGCAGGCGTGCACATTGTGGTTGAGGCCGATGAGTCGGATGCGTCTTTTCTTAATTTGCTGCCCGTCATGGCAGTCGTCACGAATATTGATGCTGACCATATGGAAACTTATGGCCATGACTTTGGCAATCTTAAGAAAGCTTTTGTCGACTTTTTGCACCGCATGCCGTTCTACGGCACGGCGATTTTGTGCACCGATGACGCCGCGGTTTGTGAAATCGTGCCGCAAGTAACTTGCCCCATCACCAGTTACGGCTTTAATCAAGACGCTCAAGTACGCGCCATCAATGTGCGGCCACACGGCGCGCAAATGCATTTCACAGCGTTGCGGCGCAATGGCGTGACGCTGCCGGATATGGATGTCGTGCTCAATTTGGCTGGCGAGCACAACGTGCTCAATGCTTTGTCGGCGATTGCGGTGGCGGCCGAGCTTAATGTGCCCGATGCCGCCGTGCAAAAAGCCTTGGCTGAGTTCAAAGGTGTGGGTCGACGTTTTCAAAGCTACGGCGAAGTCGCGGCGCGGGACGGCGGTCAATTCACAGTGATTGAAGACTACGGTCATCACCCGGTCGAGCTCGCCGCCACCTTGTCTGCTGCGCGCGGGGCTTTCCCCGGCCAGCGCATAGTGCTGGCTTTTCAGCCACACCGCTACACCCGCACGCGCGACTGTTTTGAAGACTTTGTACGGGTCATAGGCTTGCACGCCGACATGGTGTTGTTGTCCGAGGTTTATGCCGCTGGCGAAGCCCCGATAGTGGCGGCAGATGGCCGTGCGCTGGCGCGTGCGCTGCGCTTGGGCGGCAAGGTCGAACCGATATTTGTTGATGCGATAGAGGACATGCCGCAGGCCGTACTGGACAACGCGCTCGATGGCGATGTGGTGCTGTGTATGGGCGCTGGCTCTATCGGCCAAGTGCCGGCCAACATCATTGCTTTGCTGGCCGCGCAGCCAGCGCTGGCGCCAGGAGTTGCCGCATGA